The following DNA comes from Chitinophaga nivalis.
TGGTATTACCACGCTGAACGAAACCCATGACCGGGTGAATATATTATCCGATATGAACCGGGTGAATGTAGGCCTGCTGCTGGGGGCAGGAATTGAATATCCGTTGGGCGAAACCCTGCGTGGCCTGGTAGGCATCACCTATCAGAACGGATTTGTGGATGTGACCCGGAACAAAAAATGGAACGATGGCCGTATCAACATGAATAGTTTGGCCCTTCGTCTCGGTGTTTATTTTTAAGGAGCATTAATTTTTTTGATTGTTATGAAGATTATACTGGCACAGCAGAATTATCATATAGGCAACTTTGAACAGAATACAGCCAAGATTATTGAGGGCATTAAAGCGGCAGAAGCCCAGGGTGCAGACCTGGTGGTATTTTCTGAACTGTGTGTATGCGGCTATCCGCCCCGTGACTTCCTGGAGTTTGAAGATTTCATTGTACAGAGCTATCGGGCAATTGATGCCATCAAAGCGCATACACAGCAGATAGCCGTACTGGTAGGCGCCCCTGCCCGCAATCCGCAGCGGGAAGGAAAAGACCTGTTTAATGCCGCCTGGTTCCTGCATGAAGGAGCTGTAAAACAGATTGTGCATAAAACGCTGCTGCCTACCTACGATGTATTTGATGAATACCGTTATTTTGAACCTTCCTACGAATGGCAGGTGATTCCTTTCAAAGGGAAAAAACTGGCGGTCACCATCTGTGAAGATATCTGGAACCTCGGCGATAACCCGTTGTACCGGGTATGTCCCATGGACCTGCTGATGGCGCAGGAGCCGGATGTAATGATCAACCTGTCTGCTTCTCCCTTTGATTATGATCATGACGAAGACAGAAAAGAAATTATCCGCGCCAATGTGCTGAAATATAAATTACCCATGTATTACTGCAATACTGTGGGTTCCCAGACTGAAATCGTATTTGATGGCGGTTCCCTGATTTATGATGCAGCAGGAAATATTGTAAAAGAACTGCCTTACTTTGAAGAAGCCATGGGCGGTGCAGACCTGGAAACACTCACGGGCAGCCACCTGGCGCCAGTGCAGCCGGCAGTTTTTACGCCGCTGACCGAACTGGTGTTCGACCACAATACCGATCGTATCTATGATGCACTGGTAATGGGTATCCGGGATTATTTCGGGAAGATGGGCTTTAAAAAAGCCATCCTGGGTTCTTCCGGTGGAATCGACAGCGCAGTGACCCTGGCTATTGCCTGCGATGCACTGGGGAAAGATAATGTACGGGCGGTACTCATGCCTTCTCCCTACTCTACAGAACATTCTGTGGATGATGCTGTGGCTTTATCCAAAAACCTGGATAATCCCTATGATATTATCCGCATCAATGATATTTATGAAAGCTTCCTCACCACGCTGGAGCCTTATTTCAAAGGCTTGCCATTTAATGTGGCGGAAGAAAATACCCAATCCCGCATCCGGGGGAACCTGCTGATGGGATTGTCCAATAAATTTGGCTATATTTTACTGAACACTTCCAATAAAAGTGAACTGTCTACCGGTTATGGTACCCTTTATGGCGATATGGCCGGCGGTTTATCTGTATTGGGAGATGTATATAAGATGCAGGTATATGCCCTGGCGCGTTATATTAACCGCGACCGGGAAATTATTCCGGTGAATATCATTGAGAAGGAACCTTCTGCAGAACTGCGGCCGGATCAGAAAGACAGCGACAGCCTGCCTGATTATGCCATCCTCGACCGGATTTTGTATCAGTACATAGAACGCCGTCAGGGACCACGGGAGATTGTTGCAATGGGCTTTGACCCGGCTTTAATTTCGCGGGCCTTAAAGATGGTGAACACCAATGAATACAAACGTAATCAGTTCTGCCCGATTATCAGAGTATCTTCCAAGGCCTTTGGTGTGGGTCGCAGGGTACCGATAGTAGGGAAATACCTTAGCTAAGACCTAAGGACTATTTTAAATATATTTGCCAAAATTTTAGATCAATCAACATGTTACAAGTACCGTTTATACGTCAAAATAAAGAATTAGTATTGGAACGCCTGGCCTTTAAACACTTTAAAGAGCTGGAACTGGTAGATAAAGTGCTGGAGCTGGATGATGAACGTAAAAGACTTACCCTGGAATACGATGAAACCCAGGCGCAGGTAAACAGCCTGTCCAAAGAAATCGGTAAGCTGATGGGCCAGGGCAAAAAAGAAGAAGCGGAGCAGCAACGTGCGGCCGTAGCGGCACTGAAAGACCGTTTAGGTCCGGTAAATACGCAGCTCAACGCGACGGAAGAAGCCCTGACAGATACCCTGTTGAAACTGCCTAACCTGCCTGCAGCCACAGTACCTCCCGGTAAAACACCGGAAGAGAATGTGGAAGTGCGCGGCGGCGGCAAGATCCCTGAATTGTACGATGGAGCGGTACCTCACTGGGACCTCGCCAAACAGTACGACCTGATTGACTTTGAGTTGGGTAATAAAATCACCGGCAGTGGTTTCCCGGTATTCAAAAATAAAGGCGCCCGTTTACAGCGCGCCCTGATCCAGTATTTCCTGGACTACAATACCAGCAAAGGTTATACGGAATATGCACCACCTTACCTGGTGAATGAAGCGTCTGCCCGTGGTACCGGTCAGTTGCCGGATAAAGAAGGTCAGATGTATCACGTGAAGGAAGAAAACTACTTCCTCATTCCTACAGCTGAAGTACCGGTGACCAACATTTACCGCGATGAAATCGTAAAAGATACCGACCTGCCTATCAGAATGACGGCCTATACGCCATGTTTCCGCCGGGAAGCCGGATCTTACGGTAAAGATGTACGTGGTTTGAACCGGGTACACCAGTTCGATAAAGTAGAGCTGGTACAGCTGGTACATCCGGATAAATCCTACGAAGTGCTGGAAGAAATGGTAGCGCATGTGGAAACACTGCTGAACGACCTGCAACTGCCCTATCGTATTCTGCGTTTATGCGCCGGCGATATGAGCTTTACCGGTGCACTGACCTACGACTTTGAAGTGTATAGCGCCGCACAGCAGAAATGGCTGGAAGTAAGCTCCGTGACCAACTTTGAAGCTTACCAGACCAACCGCATGAAAATACGTTTCAAAGAAAATAATGGTAAACCACAGCTGGTACATTCCCTGAATGGCAGCTCCCTGGCATTACCGCGTATTATGGCTTGTCTGCTGGAAAATAACCAGACCGCGGAAGGTATCCAGATACCTACGGTACTGCAGCCTTATTTCGGACATCATATGATCTAAAATAACTAATACGTATTGCGGATGAAGCAATAACCGGCTGGTGGGGAGATATCTGCAAAAACGGAATAATCCGTCTCCCCACCCTGCCGTTTTTATCAAGCTTTTATGCGTGATCAACAATCAAAATACCACCTGCCCAACGGGGATGAACTGATTATCCGGATACCTGACATAACGGATGCTCCAGCCTTCCTGGCCAACTTTCAACAACTTACCAAAGAAACCGATCAGCTATTATTAACCCATGCTGAATCCCTCGACCTTGATGTGAAATCCGAGCGGGAATTTATTGCCTCTTATCTCGATGATCCCGACCGTCTGTTGTTGGTGGCGGAGGTAAATGGGAAAATCATCGGCTCTGTTAACTTCACGCATACCGGCCATACGAAAAAGGCACATACAGGCGAAATGGGTATTGCCATTGAAAAACCATGGCATAACCTGGGTATCGGGCGGCGCCTGATCACCATCCTGATCCGCTGGGCGGAAGCGCATCCCTATCTGGAAATCGTGTTCCTGCAGGTATATGCTTCCAACGAAAAGGCCCTGCAGCTTTACCGCAACTTCGGCTTCCAGGAATGTGGCCGCCTGCCACAGGGCATCATGCTGCGCCCTGGTGTATATACCGATCTTATAACCATGTACCGCCGTATCAGACCCTGATGCAGGCTGTATTTCCACCTGCATTTACCGGATGGAATCCTGCATAATTACGCCTAACTTTATCTTCCAAAATGAATCAATATGCAGAGATATGACCGACAGACAAGATTGGAAGGATTTGGCCCGGAAAAACAAGCCTTGCTGCAACAGGCCAAAGTACTGGTAATAGGCGCTGGCGGACTCGGTGTACCGGTATTGCAATACCTGACGGCCATGGGCGTAGGTACGATTGGCATTGTGGAACATGACACCGTGAGCATTACCAACCTGCAGCGACAGGTATTATATACGACTGCCGATGAAGGAAAACCGAAAGTGCAATTAGCCGCTCAAAGGCTGCAGCAGCTGAATCCCGAAGTACAACACCGCATACATGATACCTGGATCACGCCGGAAAATGCCGTGGACCTTATTCGTGCCTACGATGTGGTGGTGGATTGCTCTGATAACTTCGGTACCCGTTACCTCGTCAATGATGCCGCTGTTATTGCCGGCAAACCACTGGTATACGGCGCCATCTACAAATATGAAGGACAGGTAAGCGTATTCAATTACCAGGAAGGTGCCACCTATCGTTGTTTGTTTCCGGAAGCACCGGAAAGCGGAGAGATGCTGAACTGCAGTGAAATAGGCGTGTTGGGCGTATTACCTGGCATTATTGGTGCTTACCAGGCCAATGAAACGGTGAAGGTGATCACCGGTATCGGTACGCCGCTTAGCAACCAATTGCTGACGATTGACACTTTACATAACACGCATCAGGTATTTCAGATTATACCGGTAGCTGCCAACCGGCAGTTAACGTCGTTACAACCACAGTATGAACAGCCCGTGTGTGCAGTAGCCGGCCTGCAATCCTTATCTGTTCAGCAGTTGCACAAATGGCTGCAGAAAAATAATGGTCTGCAGTTGCTGGATGTGCGGGAGGACGAGGAATGGGACATCTGTCATATTCCCCAGGCGCAGCATATTCCGATGTCGCAGGTATTGCAGCAGTTAACCGCCTTACGGCCGGAAGCCCCGCTGGCAGTGCTTTGCCATCATGGTATGCGTAGCCGTGCCGTAGGATTGCGATTGGTGGAGCTGGGCTTTAAAGCCGTGTACAATGTAGAAGGTGGTATTCATGCGTGGGCTGTTGCCATCGATCGCCAGATGCAAACCTATTAATCCGTGATTACAGAACTATGTATCCTCTTTTTCGTGGTAGCCTTGTTGTATGCAGCGGCCGGTTTTGGCGGCGGCTCCAGCTACCTGGCTTTGATGGCCCTCTGGCAGGTTGATTTTCAGCTGATGAAATCCACCGCTTTGCTGTGCAACATTGCCGTGGTAGTAGGCGGAGTGTATCACTTCTATCGTAGTGGGCATCTGCCGCTGCGAAAGGCGTGGCAGTTATCGCTGGTCAGTGTGCCGCTGGCTTTTGCAGGTAGCTATCTGCCCTTGAAGCAGGCTACCTTTTTCCTGTTGCTGGGCATTGCATTAACCATTGCAGCAGTGTGTATGTGTTACCGCTTGTTTTTTGAAGGAAAGGAAGCACCGGAACCGGTGCAACGGGGTAATGGTAAAGTGTATGGTCTCATTGGCGGCGCCATTGGGCTATTGTCGGGCATGACGGGCATTGGCGGCGGTATTTATTTGTCGCCGGTATTGCGTTTGGGCAGATATGATACGGCGAAGAATATCGCCGGACTGAGTAGCTTTTTTATACTGGTGAATTCGGTGGCTGGTTTGCTGGGGCAGGCAGCCAAACAGGCGATTGTATTTGATATGGCCTTTGCCGGCCCATTGCTGATAGCGGTAATTGCGGGCGGGCAGATAGGCGCCCGGATGAGTGCACAGGTATTATCGCCCAGATGGGTAGCCGGCGCTACGGCCGTGCTGATTTTATATGCGGGTGTACGGATGCTGCTACAATAGTTATCCACCAATCACAGACATGCTTTCCCTGTTTTCTTCCTGATAAGCCTGTGCTGCTTCAAAGCCGTTGGCATAACGAACTTGTATGGCCGCCTCTATGGCGGATAATAACAAGGCGCTGTTGGAGGTATCCTGCAGCAGCGGTTTAATATGCAATTCATCTTTGCCATACAGGCAGGTTCTCATACTACCGGTAGCGGATATACGAATACGATTGCAGGTGCCGCAAAAAGTGCGGCTATAGGCTGGTATAACGCCTATATTTCCCCGGTGACCAGGGATATGATAGTTTAATGCCGTAGCATGCGGGGCATCGGGTATTTTATGCAGGGGATACCGGTTGCCGATATGTTCCAGTATTCGTTGATAATGCCAGTTGATACCGGAAAACGTATGTCCCTGACCGTTAAAAGGCATTTCTTCAATAAACCGCACCGATACCGGCTGCTCCCGGGTGAGTGCTGCAAAATCGAGCAGCTCATCGGTATTCACGCCTTCCATCACTACCACATTTATTTTTGTGTGCAGCTCGTGTTGCAATAGCTGATGCAGCGTATCCATGACGGCTGTAAACCGGTTGCGACGCGTGATTTGCTGAAAGCGTGCCGCCTGCAGGGTATCCAGACTCAGGTTAATATGTGTGATACCCAGTGCGCGTAAAGCCGGAATAAAAGGAGCGGTTAAGACCCCATTGGTGGTGATGGCTATTTCCTGTATACCTGGAATGGCAGTTATTTTTTCGAGGAGAGCCAGTAAGCCTGGCCGCAGAAAAGGTTCTCCGCCGGTGATCCGCACTTTGGAAATACCTGCGGCTGCCAGTATCTGCAACAGGCGTAGTATTTCACTGTCAGACAGCAGTGCCTGTGAAGGTACAAAGTGCATGTTTTCCGGCATGCAATAAGTGCATCGCAGATTGCAGCGGTCTGTTACCGCCAGTCTAACGTAATCGATTATACGATGATGTGCATCGGTAAGCATGTGCTTAACAATTTTTACCATTCATAGGGTTGTCAAATGCCTGGCTGTCGTCTTCCTCACGGGGCGACAGGCATTTGAAATCCTTTTCCACCAGTACTTTTAGCTGGGAGCCGTCCGGATTGGGAAATACGAGTTCAAATCCTACCTGGTCCGGTACATACCAGGCATCGAGTTGGGACAGTGGCAATACCAGATGAATGCCATCCGGTTCCATTTTAATAAGCGGCGCTGTGACTGTTTTTCCGCGTATACAGAAGTGGAGGGCACCCGTACCTATCTTTGTATCGGAAGTGGTTTTACCGGTTGCCTGTAACTGTTCTATATCCGTTTTGTCCAGCCGGTACCGTATGCTGTTGTCCCTGAGCCTGATCTTCATAAAAAATGATTTAGCCGTTGTACTAAATTTACTACTTTCTCAGGGCTATATTGTAGATTTAAGTAACAATTTTAAAAGGTTATGCATGTATTGTTGTTTGGTGTGGTAAAGGATACGGCAGGGGTGCCGGTGCTGACAGTGCCGGAGGAGCTGCAGGACGTAGCTGCGTTGAAAGCATGGCTGTATGCTACCTATCCTTCCCTGCAGCAGTTGAAATCATTGATGATTGCCATTAACAGCACCTACGCTACAGACGATCAGTTGCTGGATGCGACCGCCGAAATCGCCGTTATTCCACCGGTGAGCGGTGGATAACCCACCCCTGCTTATTCCCTAAAAAAAGACCATTGGTATGGATGTATTAATACAAATCAGCGCGCTGATCACTGTGCAGGAAGCGCTGGACTTTATTCAAACGCCCGCCTGCGGCGGAGAAGTGATTTTTGTGGGAACAGTGCGTAACCTTACGGGAGCAAGGGCCGTCACCAGGTTGTTTTATGAGTGTTATGAAAAGATGGCGCTGGCAGAAATGCATAAAATAGCCGGTAGGGTGCAGGAACAATGGGACATCAAAAAACTGGCGATGTTACATGCCATCGGTGATAAATATCCCGGCGAGGTGGCCGTGGTGATTGCGGTAGCCAGTGCGCACCGGGGCATTGCATTTGATGCCTGTGAATTTGCCATCGATACATTAAAGGAAACGGTACCTATCTGGAAGAAAGAATTTTTTGCAGATGGAACGGTGATATAGCCCACTACCCTTTTTTCATCGCAAAGGCTTTGTCGTCGGGGGTATTGGCATTGAACTGCTCCGCCACATAAGGATTTTCCAATAAGGCAATATCGCTGTTCAACAACGTTTTACGCGGACATATTTTTCCGGTTAACACCTGTTGCTGCAGGGCGGTAAGGCCGGCTGGCTCCCAGATGGCCAGCAGTGGCTCGGGGTGCTGGTTGAAAGGACTGATGAAAGCGGTAGCGGCTTTGGCAGGATTTCTTGCGGTATACAGCAACGACAGGCTTTGACGGCTGACGAACGGCAGATCGCACGCAACGACCAGCCAGGCTGTAGCCGGCTGTAACAAATGCGCGCTCAGTAACCCCGCTGCAGGGCCGCCACAGGTCACCTGATCAGTAATAAGTGCCGCCGTGGAAAAATGAATGGCCTGTTCCGGTCTGCAGGAAATAAATACTTCGGTTACCAGATCTGCTAATAAAGTCTGCACGTATTGCCATTGCGGCATACCATGATAGGCGATCTGGCTTTTATCTTCCTGCATGCGGGTACTGTAGCCACCGCATAAGATCAGGCCTTTCAGTGGAGACGTATTATCGGGTGTAGTCATTTTTACCGCCTGTTTTACTGATGAGTTTTGTCTCCCGGATAATCATCTCCTGGGAAAAAGCTTTACACATATCGTAGATGGTGAGTGCCGCAATACTGGCGCCTGTCAAGGCTTCCATTTCCACGCCTGTTTTACCGGTGGTTTTAACGGTACAGCGTATAATGGCTTCTGTTCCTTCCAGGTGTATCTGTACATCACAGTTATCCAGCAGCAGGGTATGACAAAGCGGAATCAGCTCCGGTGTTTTTTTTACGGCCATGATGCCGGCAATAACGGCTGTCTGGAATACGCTGCCCTTGCGGGTTTGAATGTCGTTGTCGCGGAATTGTTCCCGGATAATATCCGGCAGATAGATACGACTCTCGGCGATGGCTATACGATGTGTATCATTTTTATCACTGATGTCTACCATCGACGGCTGACCATCTGCATTGAGATGTGAAAATCCGCTGCTTGATTGATTGGGCATAAAAGCATAAATTTAGTCATCTTCTCTTTCACAAAAATAGTTCAAAATGATGTTGAGTGTAGCTGCTGCGTTTACTGCCGTGATGCAAACGGTGCGCGATACAGATGTAGAAACCATTTCGTTTGAGATGGCCACCGGCCGTGTTTTACGGGAGCCGGTAGCTGCAGACCGCCCGTTTCCGCCATTTAACCGGATTGCGATGGATGGCATTGCGGTGAATTACGACAGCTTCGCCCGTGGGCAGCACATTTTTGGTGTGGAAGATATACAGGCTGCCGGTACGCCCCAGTTACAGCTGTCGAATACCGCTAATTGTATAGAAGTGATGACCGGCGCAATATTGCCGGAAATGACGGATACCGTGATCCCCTATGAACAGCTGACCATTGCTGAGCATGATGGATTCCGCCGTTTTACCATAGTGGGAACTGTGAAAAAAGGACAACATATTCATACCGAAGGGTCGGATGTAGCAGCCGGCGCTGTACTGCTCCAACCCGGTACCCTGCTGGGGCCTGCAGAAGCAGGTGTACTGGCCAGTGTAGGTAAAACAACGGTACAGGTAAGCCGGTTGCCCCGGGTAGTGGTGATGGCTACAGGCAATGAACTGGTACCGGTAGGTGCCATGCCGGAGCCCCACCAGATACGGATGTCTAATGTATACAGCCTGGTAGCTGCTTTACAACAGCTGGGCCTGCCGGTACGTTATATACACTTGCCGGATGATAAGGAGGCGATGGAAGAACAACTACGGCCACTACTATACGAAACAGATGTATGGATTAGCTCGGGAGCTGTGTCTGCAGGAAAGTATGATTATTTGCCGGCAGTATTACAGCAGTTGGGCATGCAAACCATCTTTCATAAAGTACAGCAACGGCCGGGTAAACCTTTCCTGTTTGGTGCCTTTGAAAATGGCCCGGTGGTATTTGCGCTGCCTGGTAATCCGGTATCCGGATTTATGTGTTTTTACCGGTATGTACAACCCTGGCTGCAGGCGGCCATGGGATTGACAGCCAGCGCTCCGGCATATGCCGTACTGGGAGCAGCGGTCTCCTTTGAACCTGCCCTGGAATATTACCTGCCGGTGAAGCTGACGGCTTCGCCCGATGGTTCACTGGTAGCACTGCCACAGCCCTATCATGGTTCCGGGGATCTGGCCAGCCTCCTGCAGGCCGATGGATTCCTGGCCTTACCGGCAGATACGGCCCAGTTTCAGGAAGGGAATGTCTATCCCTTATGGCGGTTCCGTTAAACCCTGTGGGCGAATAACGGTCTTAGGAGGAAACATTTTGCTGATGGGCACAGATAACCGAAAAATCCAGCTGCAGCATTTAGCCTGGCGTGCAGGTTTTGGCACAACGCTTCCCACCATTGCCGGATGGATGAAGCAACGCCGCCGGGAAGTGGTACATGAAGTCGTGAACGGCGCAGTAAAAACAACTCCTGAATCAGTAAATGTAATCGCAGCCAAAGACCTGCCCGACTACCGGCAGGTGAAAACCATGATGCCGGAGGAAAAGAAAGCC
Coding sequences within:
- a CDS encoding DUF7009 family protein — protein: MKIRLRDNSIRYRLDKTDIEQLQATGKTTSDTKIGTGALHFCIRGKTVTAPLIKMEPDGIHLVLPLSQLDAWYVPDQVGFELVFPNPDGSQLKVLVEKDFKCLSPREEDDSQAFDNPMNGKNC
- the moaD gene encoding molybdopterin converting factor subunit 1, with translation MHVLLFGVVKDTAGVPVLTVPEELQDVAALKAWLYATYPSLQQLKSLMIAINSTYATDDQLLDATAEIAVIPPVSGG
- the moaA gene encoding GTP 3',8-cyclase MoaA is translated as MVKIVKHMLTDAHHRIIDYVRLAVTDRCNLRCTYCMPENMHFVPSQALLSDSEILRLLQILAAAGISKVRITGGEPFLRPGLLALLEKITAIPGIQEIAITTNGVLTAPFIPALRALGITHINLSLDTLQAARFQQITRRNRFTAVMDTLHQLLQHELHTKINVVVMEGVNTDELLDFAALTREQPVSVRFIEEMPFNGQGHTFSGINWHYQRILEHIGNRYPLHKIPDAPHATALNYHIPGHRGNIGVIPAYSRTFCGTCNRIRISATGSMRTCLYGKDELHIKPLLQDTSNSALLLSAIEAAIQVRYANGFEAAQAYQEENRESMSVIGG
- a CDS encoding NTP transferase domain-containing protein → MTTPDNTSPLKGLILCGGYSTRMQEDKSQIAYHGMPQWQYVQTLLADLVTEVFISCRPEQAIHFSTAALITDQVTCGGPAAGLLSAHLLQPATAWLVVACDLPFVSRQSLSLLYTARNPAKAATAFISPFNQHPEPLLAIWEPAGLTALQQQVLTGKICPRKTLLNSDIALLENPYVAEQFNANTPDDKAFAMKKG
- a CDS encoding sulfite exporter TauE/SafE family protein, encoding MITELCILFFVVALLYAAAGFGGGSSYLALMALWQVDFQLMKSTALLCNIAVVVGGVYHFYRSGHLPLRKAWQLSLVSVPLAFAGSYLPLKQATFFLLLGIALTIAAVCMCYRLFFEGKEAPEPVQRGNGKVYGLIGGAIGLLSGMTGIGGGIYLSPVLRLGRYDTAKNIAGLSSFFILVNSVAGLLGQAAKQAIVFDMAFAGPLLIAVIAGGQIGARMSAQVLSPRWVAGATAVLILYAGVRMLLQ
- a CDS encoding HesA/MoeB/ThiF family protein: MQRYDRQTRLEGFGPEKQALLQQAKVLVIGAGGLGVPVLQYLTAMGVGTIGIVEHDTVSITNLQRQVLYTTADEGKPKVQLAAQRLQQLNPEVQHRIHDTWITPENAVDLIRAYDVVVDCSDNFGTRYLVNDAAVIAGKPLVYGAIYKYEGQVSVFNYQEGATYRCLFPEAPESGEMLNCSEIGVLGVLPGIIGAYQANETVKVITGIGTPLSNQLLTIDTLHNTHQVFQIIPVAANRQLTSLQPQYEQPVCAVAGLQSLSVQQLHKWLQKNNGLQLLDVREDEEWDICHIPQAQHIPMSQVLQQLTALRPEAPLAVLCHHGMRSRAVGLRLVELGFKAVYNVEGGIHAWAVAIDRQMQTY
- a CDS encoding molybdenum cofactor biosynthesis protein MoaE, which encodes MDVLIQISALITVQEALDFIQTPACGGEVIFVGTVRNLTGARAVTRLFYECYEKMALAEMHKIAGRVQEQWDIKKLAMLHAIGDKYPGEVAVVIAVASAHRGIAFDACEFAIDTLKETVPIWKKEFFADGTVI
- the serS gene encoding serine--tRNA ligase codes for the protein MLQVPFIRQNKELVLERLAFKHFKELELVDKVLELDDERKRLTLEYDETQAQVNSLSKEIGKLMGQGKKEEAEQQRAAVAALKDRLGPVNTQLNATEEALTDTLLKLPNLPAATVPPGKTPEENVEVRGGGKIPELYDGAVPHWDLAKQYDLIDFELGNKITGSGFPVFKNKGARLQRALIQYFLDYNTSKGYTEYAPPYLVNEASARGTGQLPDKEGQMYHVKEENYFLIPTAEVPVTNIYRDEIVKDTDLPIRMTAYTPCFRREAGSYGKDVRGLNRVHQFDKVELVQLVHPDKSYEVLEEMVAHVETLLNDLQLPYRILRLCAGDMSFTGALTYDFEVYSAAQQKWLEVSSVTNFEAYQTNRMKIRFKENNGKPQLVHSLNGSSLALPRIMACLLENNQTAEGIQIPTVLQPYFGHHMI
- a CDS encoding GNAT family N-acetyltransferase, producing the protein MRDQQSKYHLPNGDELIIRIPDITDAPAFLANFQQLTKETDQLLLTHAESLDLDVKSEREFIASYLDDPDRLLLVAEVNGKIIGSVNFTHTGHTKKAHTGEMGIAIEKPWHNLGIGRRLITILIRWAEAHPYLEIVFLQVYASNEKALQLYRNFGFQECGRLPQGIMLRPGVYTDLITMYRRIRP
- a CDS encoding NAD+ synthase, which codes for MKIILAQQNYHIGNFEQNTAKIIEGIKAAEAQGADLVVFSELCVCGYPPRDFLEFEDFIVQSYRAIDAIKAHTQQIAVLVGAPARNPQREGKDLFNAAWFLHEGAVKQIVHKTLLPTYDVFDEYRYFEPSYEWQVIPFKGKKLAVTICEDIWNLGDNPLYRVCPMDLLMAQEPDVMINLSASPFDYDHDEDRKEIIRANVLKYKLPMYYCNTVGSQTEIVFDGGSLIYDAAGNIVKELPYFEEAMGGADLETLTGSHLAPVQPAVFTPLTELVFDHNTDRIYDALVMGIRDYFGKMGFKKAILGSSGGIDSAVTLAIACDALGKDNVRAVLMPSPYSTEHSVDDAVALSKNLDNPYDIIRINDIYESFLTTLEPYFKGLPFNVAEENTQSRIRGNLLMGLSNKFGYILLNTSNKSELSTGYGTLYGDMAGGLSVLGDVYKMQVYALARYINRDREIIPVNIIEKEPSAELRPDQKDSDSLPDYAILDRILYQYIERRQGPREIVAMGFDPALISRALKMVNTNEYKRNQFCPIIRVSSKAFGVGRRVPIVGKYLS
- the moaC gene encoding cyclic pyranopterin monophosphate synthase MoaC; its protein translation is MPNQSSSGFSHLNADGQPSMVDISDKNDTHRIAIAESRIYLPDIIREQFRDNDIQTRKGSVFQTAVIAGIMAVKKTPELIPLCHTLLLDNCDVQIHLEGTEAIIRCTVKTTGKTGVEMEALTGASIAALTIYDMCKAFSQEMIIRETKLISKTGGKNDYTR
- a CDS encoding molybdopterin molybdotransferase MoeA; the encoded protein is MMLSVAAAFTAVMQTVRDTDVETISFEMATGRVLREPVAADRPFPPFNRIAMDGIAVNYDSFARGQHIFGVEDIQAAGTPQLQLSNTANCIEVMTGAILPEMTDTVIPYEQLTIAEHDGFRRFTIVGTVKKGQHIHTEGSDVAAGAVLLQPGTLLGPAEAGVLASVGKTTVQVSRLPRVVVMATGNELVPVGAMPEPHQIRMSNVYSLVAALQQLGLPVRYIHLPDDKEAMEEQLRPLLYETDVWISSGAVSAGKYDYLPAVLQQLGMQTIFHKVQQRPGKPFLFGAFENGPVVFALPGNPVSGFMCFYRYVQPWLQAAMGLTASAPAYAVLGAAVSFEPALEYYLPVKLTASPDGSLVALPQPYHGSGDLASLLQADGFLALPADTAQFQEGNVYPLWRFR